In the Methanofollis sp. genome, GTTCTCGAAGCAGAGCCTGAATACGGAGGGCTCTGCCGGTCGAAGACCATCGACGGCTTCACCTTTGACACAGGCGGATCGCACATCATCTTCTCCCGGGACGCCGGGGTCCTCGCATTTATGAAAGAGGTGCTCGGCCAGAACCGCACAGAGAGGCACCGGAACACCAAGATCTTCTACAAGGGAAAATACGTGAAATACCCCTTCGAGAACGGTCTTGCAGACCTCCCGAAGGACGACCTCTTCCTCTGCATCAACGAGTTCGTAAAAACTCTCATCAAAGCGGAGAAGGGGGAACTCTCCGCCCCGCGGAACTTCAGGGAGTGGATCGTCCACACCTTCGGCGAGGGTATCGCCGACTGCTACATGGTCCCGTACAACCGGAAGATCTGGAAGTTCCCGCCCGAGGAGATGTCCACCCACTGGGTGGACGGGCGGATCCCCCGGCCGCCGGTGGAGGACGTGATCAAGGCGGCGGTCGGGATCGAGACCGAGGGCTACACCCACCAGGCCGTCTTCTCGTACCCCGAAGAGGGCGGCATCGAGGCGCTGGTCAGGGCCATCGCCGCGCCCATCAGTGACGCGATCAGGACGGGTTTTGTAGTCAGGTCGGTGAGACAGGAGGACGGGGCCTTCGTGATCAGCGACGGCACAGAGGAGGTCAGGGCGGACAGGTGCGTCTCCACCATCCCCCTCCAGGCCCTCCTCCCCTGTCTTGAGGGCGTGCCCGAGACGGTGGCCGAGGCCTGCCTGGCCCTCAAATACAACTCTGTCGCCTGCATCTGCATCGGCCTGAAGGGCGGGATCCCCCCGTACTCCTGGGTCTATGTCCCGCAGGAGGAGATCGGCCTCTTCAACCGTATCTCCTTCCCATCAGGGTACAGCGACGGGAACGCCCCAGACGGGTGCGGCTCGGTCCTCGCCGAGGTCACCTACAGGGACGGCGACGAGGCCGCCCTGATGGACGACGAGGCCCTCATCGACCACACTATCGAGGGCCTGATGAAGATGGGCGTCGTCGCGTCACGCGACCAGGTGGTCTCCGCCTCGGTCGAGCGCCAGAAATATGCGTACGTCATCTACGACCTCGCCTACCAGGAGAATGTCAGGACTGTCAGGGACTACTGCCGGGGCCGGGGCATCGACCTTGTCGGCCGGTTTGCAGAGTTCGAGTACATCAATATGGACGCCTGCATCCGCCATGTCATCGATTTCGTGAAGGAATAATCCATGAAAGTCAACTTTTTCGTCGAGGACATGCTCTTTTTCAAGTACATCGGGTGCGCCACCCTGGCAAAGACCCTGTACGGCGCCCTCGCAAACGAAGTCGGCGGCCCGGAGATGGCCTGGAATGCCCGCGGCCGCGACTTCGACCTCGTCCACTACCACACCTTCGGCCCCCTCGCCCTGACGAACAAGAAATACAGCCACGGCGTCAAGGTGCTCACCGCCCACTCGACCCCCCGCCTCAACACCGGCAACCTCGCCTTTTCGGAGACAGTGAACCATTTCTACCCTGAAATTTACGGGGGATTCGACCACATCATCACCATCTCGCACCTCTGCGAGGAGGAGGTCCACGAGATCGCCCCGGACGTCCCGACCACCCTCATCCCGAACGGCGTGGACAGGGAGAGGTTCAGACCCGACCCGGCAAAGAGAGCGGCATTCAGGGCGAA is a window encoding:
- a CDS encoding FAD-dependent oxidoreductase: MKTAILGGGLTGVTLARLLRERGEDVVVLEAEPEYGGLCRSKTIDGFTFDTGGSHIIFSRDAGVLAFMKEVLGQNRTERHRNTKIFYKGKYVKYPFENGLADLPKDDLFLCINEFVKTLIKAEKGELSAPRNFREWIVHTFGEGIADCYMVPYNRKIWKFPPEEMSTHWVDGRIPRPPVEDVIKAAVGIETEGYTHQAVFSYPEEGGIEALVRAIAAPISDAIRTGFVVRSVRQEDGAFVISDGTEEVRADRCVSTIPLQALLPCLEGVPETVAEACLALKYNSVACICIGLKGGIPPYSWVYVPQEEIGLFNRISFPSGYSDGNAPDGCGSVLAEVTYRDGDEAALMDDEALIDHTIEGLMKMGVVASRDQVVSASVERQKYAYVIYDLAYQENVRTVRDYCRGRGIDLVGRFAEFEYINMDACIRHVIDFVKE